One Mya arenaria isolate MELC-2E11 chromosome 5, ASM2691426v1 genomic window carries:
- the LOC128235954 gene encoding uncharacterized protein LOC128235954, whose protein sequence is MSFSAMNAKLSSKYNRLKSAGLIEKAEHLILQLDSIIQCNACETQSEHIGGCPKQLPMKTKLDLYDDEIKMLCTDDDIAEIISTARFLYSYDKDLPVDDARIVRLSRRQRPYTNLRRSQRPTSPCRRQVSETPGQLTSTMDGFFSWLHNGYKMLVDSEINETCKVVVRQTISKLQKVRTLHSTLATMVKAEEKMKTKEREWIQREKILLDVMERSIKEAEDEACNNIKTCSICIQVEKDTVLIPCSHTFCHTCVEKMIKINGLCSYCRGKINGSHAMHLTY, encoded by the exons ATGTCTTTTAGCGCAATGAACGCCAAACTGTCCTCAAAATATAACAGGCTTAAATCTGCCGGTCTCATCGAAAAAGCCGAACATCTGATACTTCAGCTTGACAGTATCATCCAGTGTAATGCATGTGAAACACAGAGTGAGCACATAGGTGGTTGTCCAAAGCAGTTGCCCATGAAAACAAAGCTAGATCTTTACGACGATGAAATCAAAATGTTATGTACGGACGACGACATCGCAGAAATAATAAGTACAGCACGGTTTCTGTACTCATACGACAAGGATCTTCCAGTAGATGATG ccaGGATTGTGCGACTTTCGAGGCGACAACGACCATATACCAACTTGAGGCGGTCACAGCGTCCTACTAGTCCATGCCGGAGACAAGTGTCAGAGACGCCTGGCCAACTAACATCGACAATGGATGGGTTTTTTTCATGGCTTCACAACGGATACAAAATGTTGGTTGATAGTGAAATAAATGAAACGTGCAAGGTTGTCGTACGACAAACAATAAGCAAACTTCAAAAGGTTAGAACATTACATTCAACACTCGCTACGATGGTCAAAGCTGAAGAGAAAATGAAAACGAAGGAACGTGAATGGATTCAACGCGAGAAAATACTTCTTGATGTTATGGAAAGATCAATAAAAGAAGCTGAGGATGAAGCGTgcaacaacatcaaaacatgCAGCATCTGCATTCAAGTTGAAAAGGATACCGTGCTTATTCCTTGCTCTCACACCttttgtcatacatgtgtgGAAAAGATGATCAAAATCAATGGACTTTGTTCCTACTGCCGGGGAAAAATCAATGGCAGTCACGCCATGCATTTAACATATTGA